A genome region from Cytobacillus sp. IB215665 includes the following:
- a CDS encoding helix-turn-helix transcriptional regulator produces MENKIKQYRENRGLSQGKLADLCNVSRQTVNAIENNKYDPSLQLAFDIAFHLNKPMEEVFNPKRGDDI; encoded by the coding sequence TTGGAAAATAAAATTAAACAATACAGAGAGAATAGAGGTTTATCACAGGGTAAGTTAGCCGATCTATGTAACGTTAGTAGGCAGACAGTAAATGCAATTGAAAATAATAAATATGACCCCAGTCTTCAATTAGCTTTTGATATTGCATTCCACCTAAATAAACCTATGGAAGAAGTTTTTAATCCTAAAAGAGGAGATGACATTTAG